In a genomic window of Vigna angularis cultivar LongXiaoDou No.4 chromosome 6, ASM1680809v1, whole genome shotgun sequence:
- the LOC108341431 gene encoding uncharacterized protein LOC108341431 encodes MVIRLLSHVVLALLFTSLCLVHAGNAPAPSPKSTPSSAPAKSPSFATPPVHSLAPHQASPAKAPTLSPPSQSPVVSPSGSSGSPSPVEAPVTQPPSSVSQAPSPAKNVSSPPAPSPVAEAPTPESSAGIPSSSATPAGSPITLPSNGASPETAPASSAPENSHGSVGDISGASSTAASMFLGGMAFWMTLTVI; translated from the coding sequence ATGGTGATCAGGTTACTTTCACACGTTGTGTTGGCATTGCTCTTCACGTCTTTATGTTTGGTTCACGCAGGCAACGCTCCTGCCCCTTCACCCAAGTCAACACCATCGTCTGCTCCGGCCAAATCACCTTCTTTTGCCACTCCGCCGGTGCATTCTCTGGCGCCTCATCAAGCATCTCCTGCAAAGGCTCCAACTTTATCACCGCCTTCACAATCTCCAGTGGTTTCTCCATCTGGGTCTTCCGGTTCTCCGTCGCCGGTGGAGGCTCCGGTCACTCAGCCACCGTCTTCAGTATCTCAGGCTCCTAGCCCAGCCAAGAACGTCTCTTCACCACCGGCTCCATCTCCGGTGGCAGAGGCACCAACGCCGGAGTCTTCTGCTGGAATTCCTTCAAGTTCTGCCACACCAGCAGGTTCACCCATTACATTGCCATCCAACGGTGCCTCTCCGGAAACTGCTCCGGCGAGTTCTGCTCCAGAAAATTCACATGGTTCAGTTGGTGATATATCAGGTGCAAGTTCAACTGCAGCTTCAATGTTTCTAGGTGGTATGGCATTTTGGATGACTTTGACTGTCATCTAA